Below is a window of Oceaniferula flava DNA.
CATCCGTTGCATCGTTACAGATCTTCCTGGCCATGGCAGAAGTCCAGGAAGGCGTGGCGATTGTGGCGACGAGGGTTTTCTCGACTCCATCATCCAGCAGACCTTGGAGTCGATGGGTGACCTACCTCATGGAGTAATGGGGCATTCGATGGGTGGGCTGTTAGCAGCCCGACATCTGGTTCTCGCGGGAAAAGGTTTACTGCCAGAGCCTAGCTTCAGCTGGCTATCATCGCCGCTGCTACGTCCTGGAAACGGTCGGTCCAAAGCATTCCGCAAATGGGTCGGGATGCTGACGCCATTAATGCCTTCGCTCACCATCTCCACGGGCGTGACGCCGGAGATGTGCCGGATCAATAACGAGTTGGACGAAGAAAAAGCCATCGCCGAGCAACCCAAAAATGCTCTCTGGCATCGTAGGACCTCGATTGGATGGGGGCTGTTTCTGCTTCAGACCGCCGAGATGTTGGAGGCTGAGGTGGGAAATATCGCCAAAGCCACCAATCTGCTGCTCACTCAGGGGTCAGAGGACCCGGTTTGCCCGGTGCAATTTGCCCGTGAGTTTTTCGAGCAGCTGCCGAGCGAGAATAAACATTACCGCGAGATACAAGGGATGCTGCACGAGCCCTTCGCAGGCACTGGTAGAGAGCGCTTGTTTGCCACTCTCGACCAATGGCTCGATGAGGTGGAGCCCCGACTGGGGTGATTGGCCTAGCGAGGGATCTCAAACTGCTCTTCGGTGCCGCAATACCAGTCCGGAGAGGCCATCCGACCAATCGGGTGGTAGTTCTCGCGATCGACCCGCAGAGGATCGCTCTGCATCATGTTTTCCTGCATGTGGATGCGCTGGATGATGCCGATGACAAGTCGATTGCCACCAATCTCCACAGTGCTGTGCTCTTTGCATTCCAAGGCAGCCGGGGCTTCGACAATGCGAGGCACGCTGACAGTGGCGCTGTCTGCCAAGGTTAGCCCGCTGCCTTCGAGTTCGCTTTTTCCGAAGGGCAGGGGGGCGGCTGTGCTCACCATGGCATCGGCCACGGAGCGATCGACCATATGCACCACAAACTCACCGTTGTGACGGATGTTTCTGGCGGTGTCCTTCGGCACACCAGGTTCCTTGTTTCCTGGTGCAAAGGCGAGGAGGGAAGGTTTGGTGCCGAAGACGTTGAAAAATGAGAACGGTGCGGCATTAACCCGTCCATCGTCGTCGATGGTGGTGACCCAGGCAATGGGACGCGGGGTGACGATGGCGGTGAGCAGCGAGTAAGCACGGTCGGCATGCTGTCCGAGAGGATCGAGTTCAATACTTGGCATGCCAAAAACTTAAGCCGCAACGATGACGAACCAAGTGGAAATCAGACAAATAAAAAAACCCTTCACCCTGAGAACAGGGGGAAGGGTTTTGGAAAGTATGGGAAATGACCTTACTCAGCCGCTTCTTCTTCACCTTCGACTTTGACGTCGATTTTAAGCTTGGTGGTGACTTCGCTGTGGAGCTTGACTTCGATGTCTTGCTTACCACCAGTCTTGATTGGTCCTTCGAGGAGGAGAGCGTGGCGATCGATTTCGATGCCTTTGTCGGAAAGTTGCTTGTGGATGTCGATGCTGGTGACAGAACCGAATGCCTTGCCGCCTTGACCAGTCTCAAGAGTGAACTCAAGCTTGAGCTTCTTGATTTTGGCTGCCACGTCTTGGGCAACTTGGAACTCTTCAGCTTCGCGCTTCACACGCTGGGCTTTCAGAGACTCAAGGTGCTTGAGGTTGGCTTTGCTGGCTTCGTATGCCTTGCCCTGTGGGACGAGGAAATTGCGGGCGTAGCCTGCTTTGACGGTCACAACGTCGGCTTCAGCGCCGAGGTTGCCAATTTTTTCGCGGAGAATAACTTCTGTAGTGGCCATGGGAAATTGCTTTGTTTGAGTAGCGGGAGCGCAGGAAATAGGGCTGATCGTGCACCGAGTCAAGCAGGATTTCCACTCGATTTCGATATTGCGCAGCCTGCATCGCATCGATACCGTGGCAAACATGAAATTTCAACATTTGTTTGCCGCCGCCAGTTTGGCGACCCTCTCCGTGCTTCCTGCACAAGCAGATCTGACGCTAGCCCCCGCAGGGATGAAGATTGTCTGGGCCTCCCTGTCCGACGAGTTCGATGGATTTTCCACCTACAACTCCAAAGAAGGGGTCTACGTCACCGTAGGGGTGAAGAGCGACGACAAGAGCATCATTTCCTTTGATAAAGATAAATCCAAGGCGTCCATCCTCTATGGCGATCAGAATTTGGGGGGCGGATTCGGTTTCTGGAACAAGACCAGCAAGGATGGCAAAACCATGCGCATCGAGGTGAGCTCCGATAAACTTCCCCAAGGCGCGAACAAAGATCTTAAACTGAGCGGACAGTTGATCTTCACCACCGCATCTGAGACAGATACTAAAATCAGTGGCCCTCGCGAGCTGAAAAAGGGCGATAAGTTAACGTTTTCCGATGATTTTAAATGCGAGGTCAGCGAGATCGGTAAGCCGAAAAATGGGAAGCACGCGATGGAGGTATCGCTCAAGTGGAAGAGGGATATTCCCGAACTGGCCGCTATCCGCTTCTACGATGAGGCCGGAAAATTGATCGAGTCAAAACCAGGTGGCTGGTCAAGCATGGGTGGTTTTGGCCGCAAGACCGTGACGAAAAGTTATCAACTGGAAAAGGCGTCGGCGATTTTGAAAATCGAAGTCGATCTCTGGTCCGATCATGAAACGCTCACGGTGCCACTCGATATGACGCTTGGTATGCAGGGCGGTCAGTAGTCGATCCAAGTCGCAGCTTACTGGATGAGGTAGGCTGACGAGTGTTTTAAACGTTGACTATACTCCAGTCGACGAGCATGGTGGAGGACCCCTGTTCACCCTCTCCCATGCATCAAATACCCGCGCATATCCTTCTCGGAGCCTACACTGAAGGGGTCTTCCCTATGGCTGAAGATGGCGATATTTACTGGTTCTCACCAGTGATGCGCGGAATCATCCCTTTGGACGATCGATTTCATATCCCTCATGGGCTGAAGCGGAGTATCAAAAAGAAGCCTTTCGAAATTCGCACAAATACGTGTTTTAGCGAAGTGATGGACGGCTGTTCCCAACGACGTGAAACGTGGATTGATGAGGTTATCGTCAATAGTTACCTTGAGCTTCATGAGCTGGGCTTTGCTCACTCGGTGGAGTGTTTCGATGAAGATGGTTTGCAGGGCGGACTCTATGGAGTTGGGCTGGGGAAGGCGTTTTTTGGTGAGAGCATGTTCTCTCGGAAAACCGACGCCAGTAAGATTGCTTTGGTGTATCTGGTGGATTGGATGCGCCAGCATGAGTATACCTTGTTAGATACCCAGTGGATGACCGATCACCTGCGCCAATTCGGCGGACTGGAAATCCCTCGGGAGGAGTATTTGAAATTACTTGCCGAGGCACTTGCAGATGATTCCATTACCTATTAGATCTGGCTGTCTATCTTTTGCTAGCTGACATTCAGCGTCGATCCACCTATCTCCACACTATGACTCGTTTTCGCCCATGCATTGACCTCCACGATGGTCAGGTTAAACAAATCGTCGGTGGCACTCTCACAGATTCTGCCGAGGGGCCCAAAGAGAATTTCGTTTCGGACCGCCAGCCGGCTTGGTTCGCCGAGTTATACCGGGACGCCCAACTGACCGGTGGCCATGTTATCCAGCTGGGGGCTGGCAACAGCGCTGCCGCACGCGAAGCCTTGTCCGCATGGCCAGGTGGCATGCAGATTGGTGGAGGGATCAACATCACGAACGCAGCCGAATGGCTCGAGGCCGGAGCATCAGAGGTGATTGTGACCTCCTGGCTCTTCGATCAGGACGGCCGCTTCCGTGAAGACCGCTTGCGTGAGCTGGCCAAAGAAGTGGGGCGCGAAAACATCGTGGTGGATCTCAGCTGTCGCAGCACCAAGCAGGCCGGAGAAGCCGGGTGGACCGTGGCGATGAATCGTTGGCAGACATTGACGAACCTTGATATCACTTCGGCTACTTTGGAAACCTTGGCCGAGTGGTGTGGCGAATACCTCATCCATGCCGCCGACGTGGAGGGCCTCTGCCAAGGAATCGATGGAGACCTCGTCGAGCTCTTGGGCGGTTGGGCGGGGATCCCGATGACCTATGCTGGAGGCGTGGCCGGAATGGAGGATCTGCAATTGGTTCAGGAAAAAAGCGGCGGCCACCTCGATGTCACCGTTGGGAGTGCTCTGGATATTTTTGGCGGCAGCGGCGTGACGTTCGAGGAACTCTTGGCGTGGAATCAACGGAGCCCCGAAACGCCATGAATGGGATCACCATCCTGCTGTTAGCTATCGGCGCGGTATTCCTGTTTTTCTTTGTGGTAGGCGTAGTCAGGAAGTCCCGTCGCGCGAAATTGATGTCTCAGCGTCTCAGCGAGGCGGATCGGCGCGAGTTGATTCAGGATTTTC
It encodes the following:
- the hisA gene encoding phosphoribosylformimino-5-aminoimidazole carboxamide ribotide isomerase; amino-acid sequence: MTRFRPCIDLHDGQVKQIVGGTLTDSAEGPKENFVSDRQPAWFAELYRDAQLTGGHVIQLGAGNSAAAREALSAWPGGMQIGGGINITNAAEWLEAGASEVIVTSWLFDQDGRFREDRLRELAKEVGRENIVVDLSCRSTKQAGEAGWTVAMNRWQTLTNLDITSATLETLAEWCGEYLIHAADVEGLCQGIDGDLVELLGGWAGIPMTYAGGVAGMEDLQLVQEKSGGHLDVTVGSALDIFGGSGVTFEELLAWNQRSPETP
- the rplI gene encoding 50S ribosomal protein L9; translation: MATTEVILREKIGNLGAEADVVTVKAGYARNFLVPQGKAYEASKANLKHLESLKAQRVKREAEEFQVAQDVAAKIKKLKLEFTLETGQGGKAFGSVTSIDIHKQLSDKGIEIDRHALLLEGPIKTGGKQDIEVKLHSEVTTKLKIDVKVEGEEEAAE
- a CDS encoding alpha/beta fold hydrolase, producing MKVETQRVRIHGHDLNRLVMHPDADVPVRAAAMFYHGQGDYAERYTAVLGSFTRRGIRCIVTDLPGHGRSPGRRGDCGDEGFLDSIIQQTLESMGDLPHGVMGHSMGGLLAARHLVLAGKGLLPEPSFSWLSSPLLRPGNGRSKAFRKWVGMLTPLMPSLTISTGVTPEMCRINNELDEEKAIAEQPKNALWHRRTSIGWGLFLLQTAEMLEAEVGNIAKATNLLLTQGSEDPVCPVQFAREFFEQLPSENKHYREIQGMLHEPFAGTGRERLFATLDQWLDEVEPRLG
- the aat gene encoding leucyl/phenylalanyl-tRNA--protein transferase, coding for MHQIPAHILLGAYTEGVFPMAEDGDIYWFSPVMRGIIPLDDRFHIPHGLKRSIKKKPFEIRTNTCFSEVMDGCSQRRETWIDEVIVNSYLELHELGFAHSVECFDEDGLQGGLYGVGLGKAFFGESMFSRKTDASKIALVYLVDWMRQHEYTLLDTQWMTDHLRQFGGLEIPREEYLKLLAEALADDSITY
- a CDS encoding flavin reductase family protein; translation: MPSIELDPLGQHADRAYSLLTAIVTPRPIAWVTTIDDDGRVNAAPFSFFNVFGTKPSLLAFAPGNKEPGVPKDTARNIRHNGEFVVHMVDRSVADAMVSTAAPLPFGKSELEGSGLTLADSATVSVPRIVEAPAALECKEHSTVEIGGNRLVIGIIQRIHMQENMMQSDPLRVDRENYHPIGRMASPDWYCGTEEQFEIPR